Proteins found in one Microtus pennsylvanicus isolate mMicPen1 chromosome 14, mMicPen1.hap1, whole genome shotgun sequence genomic segment:
- the Heatr4 gene encoding HEAT repeat-containing protein 4, producing MTKPRKKKAYSIRCLEPQPPRLGWGLTFLYWKPEDQEECTSISRVPPVLRFSPQHCEHIKNQYVKKAAADLSFSEDVGWQRGLPSMPFNQYSFEHVYNTDDIIPPLQAKKTHTEKRAYTRALRASELLAGDNPNFVKTQSPVGSKKIPKKPKPKGLDQKASPPRPRYSCLKPDMLELSPSPDESLEERETWLPPGEKEARGWEAIVLEKLDKRTARWIQNKRPPRPGQSPNKWQSFLRQQYDWSHIRDELISESDLELLKKLEAEETAEFEGEHVTPPPKEVKKPELLLPVFYRLPGYSSLQVQTAEMLPGNMTAEGIKEEKSNFQPPPQNPFRQVNPKAGEFAYSTDNTFEQEIYFDGVKIVHQIGGRNDQIVLENLNRYDKHLTKIFPESPEKWSFQPVPEIPYKLRKGAQRWIALPTQVKGLLLQVGEKDAPVKARRVKKQAQPVKEGVTWELAALWRMLQEWKAAWALIIEWHHETVENLLRGIVNMYDDMRIQAIVTCATAALERRRIAPGEQDSEPVIPDLPEVLLPPLEAALSDKNPNVRMAAAICQYAIQSHNPTARDIMQTALVKGNSVDSWAAAQCLALEGIATYPVIKRILHQLFNKKNEATEEQSYILLNHLSAKTTLIHTMLAVELNSGQCKDRIMACRAFSRISGNICIDMKHKLIQLMWNDWNKEVRQAAARALGQMNLGKEVHDMIRIKLSQGNAQERIEALSLIRVLKLMTAKLLPSFLSCFSDEFIAIRQAACLAAGALQICDKMVLECLLNLMHRDPYWKIKAFAIRALGQIGQVSPQLTDLLLWAIHYEESPGVRLEACRSILALKLQGNQVRDTFLDVLLLEEHEAVLKEIYQAMMALNFEMEGNQELLQEIKNKIETLSQKHLLTEKILKIEMAIKNVKEKARHIYSEPKEDQEPLELHTFLEDIFENEEVPPRKGSELCDTEAAIKRVLPKSPSPWLKSPVVQLPTQKSCSPFFRDLRTAREKRIEKGPFGSDPDLSSWATS from the exons ATGACCAAGCCCAGAAAGAAAAAGGCTTACTCCATTCGGTGCCTTGAGCCACAGCCCCCTCGGCTGGGATGGGGCTTGACCTTCCTCTACTGGAAACCGGAAGACCAGGAGGAGTGTACCTCCATCTCCAGGGTACCACCTGTCTTACGCTTCAGCCCACAGCACTGCGAGCATATCAAGAACCAGTATGTGAAAAAGGCAGCTGCCGACCTTTCCTTCTCTGAGGACGTGGGGTGGCAGCGGGGACTGCCCAGCATGCCTTTCAATCAGTACAGTTTTGAGCACGTCTACAACACGGATGATATCATTCCACCACTACAGGCCAAGAAGACCCACACCGAGAAACGTGCCTACACCAGGGCTCTGCGTGCCTCAGAGCTCTTGGCAGGAGACAACCCCAATTTTGTGAAGACACAAAGCCCTGTGGGTTCTAAAAAGATACCGAAAAAACCAAAGCCCAAAGGCCTGGACCAGAAAGCATCTCCCCCACGTCCCCGCTATTCCTGCTTGAAGCCAGATATGCTGGAACTGTCACCGTCTCCAGATGAGAGTCTGGAGGAAAGGGAAACCTGGCTTCCACCTGGGGAGAAGGAAGCCCGAGGCTGGGAAGCCATCGTGCTGGAGAAGCTAGACAAGCGCACAGCGCGCTGGATCCAGAACAAGCGTCCTCCGAGGCCTGGGCAGTCGCCTAACAAATGGCAGAGCTTTTTGCGCCAGCAATACGACTGGAGCCATATTCGGGATGAGCTCATTTCAGAGAGTGACCTGGAGCTCCTCAAAaagctggaggcagaagaaaCAGCGGAATTTGAGGGTGAACATGTGACCCCTCCCCCCAAGGAAGTAAAGAAGCCTGAGCTGCTGCTTCCTGTTTTCTACag ATTACCTGGTTACTCCTCCTTACAAGTCCAGACAGCTGAAATGCTGCCTGGCAACATGACGGCCGAGGGgatcaaagaagagaaaagcaacTTCCAGCCTCCACCTCAGAACCCCTTCCGGCAGGTGAACCCCAAAGCTGGAGAGTTTGCTTACTCTACAGACAACACCTTTGAGCAAGAGATTTACTTTG ACGGAGTGAAGATTGTTCACCAGATTGGTGGGAGGAATGACCAAATTGTCTTGGAAAACCTCAATCGGTATGACAAGCACCTAACTAAGATCTTCCCAGAAAGCCCTGAAAAGTGGAGCTTCCAGCCTGTCCCTGAAATAC CTTACAAGCTCAGGAAAGGAGCCCAGCGTTGGATTGCTCTGCCCACCCAGGTCAAGGGCCTTCTGCTGCAGGTGGGCGAGAAGGACGCGCCTGTCAAAGCTAGGAGAGTGAAGAAGCAGGCCCAGCCCGTGAAGGAGGGTGTGACTTGGGAGCTGGCAGCTCTGTGGAGGATGCTGCAGGAGTGGAAGGCTGCCTGGGCACTCA TTATTGAATGGCATCATGAGACAGTGGAAAACCTATTGCGGGGCATAGTAAACATGTATGACGACATGAGGATCCAGGCCATCGTCACATGTGCTACTGCTGCTTTGGAAAGGCGCCGGATTGCCCCTGGCGAGCAGGACTCAG AACCAGTTATTCCAGACTTgccagaggtcctcctgcctcctctagAGGCCGCTCTGTCTGACAAGAATCCCAATGTGAGGATGGCAGCAGCAATATGCCAATATGCCATACAGTCACACAATCCCACTGCCCGGGACATCATGCAGACTGCCCTTGTGAAGG GTAATAGTGTAGACAGCTGGGCTGCAGCTCAGTGCTTGGCTCTGGAAGGCATTGCCACGTACCCAGTGATTAAAAGGATCCTCCACCAGCTCTTTAATAAGAAGAATGAGGCCACTGAGGAACAGTCCTATATCCTCCTGAACCATCTCAGTGCAAAGACG ACCCTGATCCACACAATGCTTGCTGTGGAGCTGAACAGCGGGCAATGTAAGGACCGCATTATGGCCTGCCGCGCTTTCTCCCGGATCAGTGGAAACATCTGCATA GATATGAAACATAAACTAATCCAGCTGATGTGGAACGACTGGAACAAAGAAGTAAGACAAGCGGCTGCCAGAGCACTGGGGCAAATGAACCTTGGGAAAGAGGTGCATGACATGATCAG GATTAAGCTGAGTCAAGGAAATGCCCAGGAACGGATTGAGGCCCTCTCCCTGATCCGTGTGCTCAAGCTCATGACAGCCAAGCTTCTCCCAAGCTTCCTGAGCTGCTTCTCTGATGAGTTCATAGCAATTCGGCAGGCAGCTTGTTTGGCGGCAGGCGCCCTGCAGATCTGTGACAAGATG GTGCTTGAATGCCTCCTGAATCTGATGCACAGAGATCCCTACTGGAAAATCAAGGCTTTCGCCATTCGAG CTTTGGGACAGATTGGGCAAGTGAGTCCCCAGCTGACAGATCTTCTGCTCTGGGCTATCCACTATGAAGAATCACCAGGTGTACGACTGGAAGCTTGCCGTAGCATCCTAGCCCTCAAGCTTCAAGGAAACCAGGTCAGGGACACCTTTCTGGATGTGCTACTCCTGGAGGAACACGAGGCTGTTCTTAA GGAAATTTACCAGGCAATGATGGCACTCAACTTTGAAATGGAAGGAAATCAAGAATTGCTTCAGGAAATCAAGAACAAG ATTGAAACACTAAGTCAAAAGCACTTGCTGACGGAGAAAATATTGAAGATAGAAATGGCCATAAAGAATGTGAAGGAAAAAGCAAGACATATTTACTCAGAACCCAAGGAGGACCAAGAACCACTGGAACTCCACACTTTCCTTGAAGACATTTTTGAGA